A region of Beijerinckia sp. 28-YEA-48 DNA encodes the following proteins:
- the phnK gene encoding phosphonate C-P lyase system protein PhnK: protein MNIAVSQTSLQERSIEQSLLSVRSLSKYYGARMGCADVSFDVWPGEVLAIVGESGSGKTTLLNCISTRLEPTSGIVSYRMRDGAMPDLYKLSEAERRYLLRTDWGFVHQNPADGLRMTTSAGANVGERLMAVGGRHYGHIRETAINWLDRVEISADRIDDQPRSFSGGMRQRLQIARNLVTAPRLVFMDEPTGGLDVSVQARLLDLLRGLVNDLNLAVIIVTHDLAVARLLSHRMIVMKDGRVVEQGLTDRLLDDPQAPYTQLLVSSILQV, encoded by the coding sequence ATGAACATCGCTGTTTCCCAAACCAGCCTGCAGGAACGCAGCATCGAACAGTCCTTGCTGTCGGTGCGTTCGCTCAGCAAATATTACGGCGCGCGCATGGGCTGCGCCGATGTGTCTTTCGACGTCTGGCCGGGCGAAGTGTTGGCGATCGTCGGCGAATCCGGCTCCGGCAAGACGACTTTGCTCAATTGCATTTCCACCCGCCTGGAGCCGACGTCCGGCATCGTCTCCTATCGTATGCGCGATGGTGCGATGCCCGATCTCTACAAGCTCAGCGAAGCCGAGCGCCGCTATCTGCTGCGCACCGATTGGGGCTTCGTGCACCAGAACCCGGCGGACGGTCTGCGCATGACCACATCAGCTGGCGCCAATGTCGGCGAGCGGCTGATGGCCGTGGGCGGCCGTCATTACGGCCATATCCGCGAAACGGCGATCAACTGGCTCGACCGTGTCGAAATCAGCGCCGACCGCATCGACGATCAGCCGCGCTCGTTCTCCGGCGGCATGCGCCAGCGTCTGCAGATTGCCCGTAATCTCGTTACCGCGCCACGGCTTGTCTTCATGGATGAGCCGACAGGCGGGCTCGATGTCTCGGTGCAGGCGCGCCTGCTCGATCTGCTGCGCGGACTGGTCAACGACCTGAACCTCGCCGTCATCATCGTCACCCATGACCTCGCGGTCGCGCGCCTCCTGTCGCATCGCATGATCGTGATGAAAGACGGCCGCGTCGTCGAGCAGGGCCTGACGGATCGGCTGCTAGACGATCCGCAAGCGCCTTACACGCAGCTTCTCGTCTCCTCGATCTTACAGGTTTGA
- the phnL gene encoding phosphonate C-P lyase system protein PhnL: MSNALSHALIASGLAKTFTMHLRGGLELPVIANAGFVLSAGQCAVLGGPSGAGKSSILKMLYGNYAVNAGSILVRHRGKDVDLATADPRMILEIRRDTIGYVSQFLRAMPRVSALDIVSEPLVQRGLDRDKATRRAADLLQRLNLPERLWHLPPATFSGGEQQRINIARGFITDHPILLLDEPTASLDAINRTVVVQMIAEKKADGIALLGIFHDADVRTAVADTVIDVTGFAPDRRAA; the protein is encoded by the coding sequence ATGTCTAACGCTTTGTCCCACGCTTTGATCGCTTCCGGCCTCGCCAAAACCTTCACCATGCATTTGCGCGGTGGCCTTGAACTGCCCGTGATCGCCAACGCGGGCTTCGTTTTGTCAGCCGGTCAATGCGCCGTGCTCGGTGGTCCGTCGGGCGCCGGTAAGAGTTCGATCCTCAAAATGCTTTATGGCAACTATGCCGTGAACGCCGGCAGCATCCTCGTGCGCCATCGCGGCAAGGACGTCGATCTAGCCACCGCTGATCCGCGCATGATTCTTGAAATCCGACGCGACACGATTGGCTATGTCAGCCAGTTTCTGCGCGCCATGCCGCGCGTCAGCGCGCTCGACATTGTCAGCGAGCCTTTGGTGCAACGTGGCCTCGACCGTGACAAGGCGACGCGCCGCGCGGCCGATCTGCTCCAACGCCTTAACCTGCCGGAACGGCTGTGGCACCTGCCGCCGGCGACATTCTCGGGTGGCGAGCAGCAGCGCATCAATATCGCGCGCGGCTTCATCACCGATCATCCGATCCTGCTGCTCGACGAGCCGACGGCCTCTCTGGATGCGATCAACCGCACCGTTGTGGTGCAGATGATCGCGGAAAAGAAGGCCGATGGCATCGCGCTATTGGGCATCTTTCACGATGCCGACGTGCGCACCGCCGTTGCCGATACCGTGATCGACGTCACCGGATTTGCTCCCGACAGAAGGGCTGCCTGA
- a CDS encoding efflux RND transporter periplasmic adaptor subunit — protein sequence MTARCRAFFLVAVSVSALALAGCNEPRQAQTAEVKTVPQVAVVTVEPSARSFVRELPGRVTPARIADVRARVAGIVVARTFTQGADVEAGQVLFRIDPAPFEVELQAANAALAKAEAARQQAEAQVGRVNTLVMTNAASKVQQETAVATWKQAEADVAARRADVARAKLNLEYTTVRAPIKGRVDAALVTEGALVGQGEATRLATIQQLDPIYADFTQSVSELQQLRRDLADGTLEKASDDSAKVRLEFSDGTSYQHDGKLLFSGVTVDPTTGQVTLRGEFPNPKRELLPGMYVRVQIEQGVDHDSLAVPQQAVQRDDVGNSYVFVVNAEKRVRSQPVSIGSAFEDQWLIMDGLKPGDKVVAEGFQKFIVGDVVDASPWQSRLARAATRAQQPETVSATGAVR from the coding sequence ATGACAGCCCGCTGTCGTGCATTCTTTCTTGTGGCCGTTTCCGTGTCAGCGCTCGCTCTTGCCGGGTGCAACGAGCCCCGTCAGGCTCAAACGGCGGAGGTCAAGACTGTGCCGCAGGTCGCTGTTGTCACGGTGGAGCCATCGGCGCGATCCTTCGTGCGTGAACTGCCGGGCCGGGTCACTCCGGCCCGTATCGCGGATGTCAGGGCGCGTGTTGCCGGCATCGTTGTCGCGCGCACCTTTACCCAAGGCGCCGACGTCGAGGCGGGCCAGGTTCTCTTTCGCATCGACCCGGCGCCGTTCGAGGTGGAGCTGCAAGCTGCCAACGCCGCTTTGGCAAAAGCGGAAGCGGCACGGCAGCAAGCCGAGGCGCAGGTGGGCCGCGTCAACACCCTGGTGATGACCAACGCCGCTTCGAAAGTGCAGCAGGAAACCGCCGTCGCCACCTGGAAACAGGCGGAAGCCGATGTCGCCGCCCGACGCGCCGATGTGGCGCGCGCCAAGCTCAATCTCGAATATACGACCGTGCGCGCCCCGATTAAGGGCCGCGTCGATGCCGCCCTGGTGACGGAAGGCGCATTGGTTGGACAGGGTGAAGCCACCCGCTTGGCGACCATTCAACAACTCGATCCGATCTACGCCGACTTCACCCAGTCGGTGAGCGAATTGCAGCAACTGCGGCGCGATCTCGCCGACGGCACGCTGGAGAAGGCTTCGGACGACAGCGCCAAGGTGCGCCTCGAATTCAGCGATGGCACCTCTTATCAACATGATGGCAAATTGCTGTTCTCGGGCGTGACGGTCGATCCCACCACCGGCCAGGTGACCTTGCGTGGCGAGTTTCCCAATCCCAAGCGCGAGTTGTTGCCGGGCATGTATGTGCGCGTGCAGATCGAGCAGGGCGTCGATCACGATTCTCTGGCCGTACCGCAACAGGCGGTGCAGCGCGACGATGTCGGCAACAGCTATGTCTTCGTCGTCAATGCCGAGAAGCGCGTTCGCAGTCAGCCGGTCAGCATCGGTTCGGCTTTCGAGGATCAATGGCTGATCATGGACGGGCTGAAGCCGGGCGATAAAGTGGTGGCCGAAGGCTTCCAGAAATTCATTGTCGGCGATGTGGTCGATGCCAGTCCGTGGCAATCGCGGCTGGCGCGGGCTGCCACCAGGGCTCAGCAGCCCGAGACTGTGTCCGCAACTGGCGCAGTCCGGTAA
- the phnG gene encoding phosphonate C-P lyase system protein PhnG encodes MSLDTIPMTRRDRMAVLARSNGGRLRDLWSSLGLNPGYKPLRGPESGLVMLRGQIGASGEAFNVGEATVTRASVKLDDGSVGHAMALGRDTEKARLAAIIDALCQDAGTAARIDAELIIPIKGELDDVDEKRRQETAATRVDFFTMVRGEDQ; translated from the coding sequence ATGAGCTTGGACACCATTCCGATGACGCGAAGGGACCGCATGGCGGTCCTCGCCCGCAGCAACGGCGGCAGGCTGCGCGATCTGTGGTCTTCGCTTGGCCTGAACCCCGGTTATAAGCCGCTGCGCGGCCCCGAATCCGGGCTTGTCATGCTGCGCGGCCAAATCGGCGCCAGCGGTGAAGCCTTCAATGTCGGCGAAGCGACCGTCACCCGCGCCAGCGTCAAGCTGGACGACGGCTCGGTGGGTCACGCCATGGCGCTGGGGCGCGACACCGAGAAGGCACGGCTTGCCGCCATCATCGATGCGCTGTGCCAGGACGCGGGAACGGCTGCCCGCATCGACGCCGAGCTGATCATTCCCATCAAAGGCGAGCTTGACGATGTCGATGAAAAGCGTCGCCAGGAAACGGCCGCCACGCGCGTCGACTTTTTCACCATGGTTCGCGGAGAAGACCAATGA
- a CDS encoding carbon-phosphorus lyase complex subunit PhnI, producing the protein MYVAVKGGEAAIDNAHQLLADRRRGDRAVPALTLDQITEQLAIGVDRVMSEGSLYDRRLAALAIKQARGDLIEAIFLLRAYRTTLPRFGHSEPVDTGAMRIERRISACYKDVPGGQLLGPTFDYTHRLLDEELDGDPAVEAGERRTEPQEPVTRIADILNAEGLIEADDVAVTDEPGDITQTPVEYPLSRAMRLQSLSRGDEGFLLALGYSTQRGYARSHPFAGEIRIGEVDVEVFMPELGFAVPIGRVQLTECQMVNQFKGSSKAPPQFTRGYGLVFGQSERKVMAMALCDRALRAQELGEDIVAPAQDQEFVLSHCDNVQATGFVEHLKLPHYVDFQSELGLVRTMRAEHEQTVADAAFETREAAE; encoded by the coding sequence ATGTATGTTGCAGTCAAAGGCGGCGAAGCCGCGATCGACAATGCCCATCAACTTCTCGCCGATCGCCGACGTGGCGATCGTGCGGTCCCGGCGCTCACACTCGATCAAATCACGGAACAACTGGCGATCGGCGTCGACCGGGTGATGAGCGAAGGCTCGCTCTATGATCGGCGGCTTGCCGCTCTTGCCATCAAACAGGCCCGTGGCGATCTGATCGAAGCCATCTTTCTGCTGCGCGCCTATCGCACGACCTTGCCGCGCTTTGGCCATAGCGAGCCGGTCGATACCGGCGCCATGCGGATCGAGCGTCGGATCTCGGCTTGCTACAAGGATGTCCCGGGCGGTCAGTTGCTTGGACCCACATTCGATTATACCCATCGCCTGCTCGACGAAGAGCTCGATGGCGATCCTGCGGTGGAAGCCGGCGAGCGGCGGACCGAGCCGCAGGAGCCGGTGACACGCATCGCCGATATCCTCAATGCCGAAGGGCTCATTGAAGCAGACGATGTCGCCGTGACCGACGAGCCTGGCGATATCACCCAAACGCCGGTCGAATATCCGCTGTCGCGTGCCATGCGCCTGCAATCTTTGTCGCGTGGCGATGAAGGCTTTCTGTTGGCGCTCGGCTATTCCACCCAGCGTGGTTATGCCCGTTCGCATCCCTTCGCTGGCGAAATCCGCATCGGCGAAGTGGATGTCGAAGTCTTCATGCCGGAACTGGGATTCGCTGTTCCGATCGGTCGCGTCCAGCTGACCGAATGCCAGATGGTCAATCAGTTCAAGGGCTCGTCCAAGGCGCCGCCGCAGTTCACCCGCGGCTATGGCCTCGTCTTCGGTCAATCGGAACGCAAGGTGATGGCCATGGCGCTATGCGACCGGGCGTTGCGCGCGCAAGAACTGGGCGAAGACATTGTCGCGCCAGCGCAGGACCAAGAGTTCGTGCTGTCGCACTGCGACAACGTTCAGGCGACCGGCTTCGTCGAACATCTGAAACTGCCGCACTATGTCGATTTCCAATCGGAGCTTGGACTGGTGCGAACCATGCGTGCCGAGCACGAGCAAACCGTGGCTGACGCCGCTTTCGAAACCAGGGAGGCGGCGGAATGA
- a CDS encoding alpha-D-ribose 1-methylphosphonate 5-phosphate C-P-lyase PhnJ encodes MNQHHRTATYNFAYLDEQTKRMIRRAILKAMAIPGYQVPFASREMPMPYGWGTGGVQVTAAILGPDDVLKVIDQGADDTTNAVSIRKFFERVAGVETTTKTSDATIIQTRHRIPEVPLQAGQVLVYQVPIPEPLRFLEPRETETRKMHALEEYGLMHVKLYEDIARNGHIATTYAYPVKVEGRYVMDPSPTPKFDNPKMHLSEALQLFGAGREKRIYALPPHTEVVSLDFEDHPFEIQTFDKPCALCGAEQVFLDEVILDDRGGRMFVCSDTDHCESGRAEGHTGEQTAQAGETV; translated from the coding sequence ATGAACCAGCATCATCGGACGGCCACTTATAATTTCGCTTATCTCGACGAACAGACCAAGCGCATGATCCGTCGCGCCATTCTGAAAGCGATGGCGATCCCCGGCTATCAGGTTCCCTTCGCCAGCCGCGAAATGCCGATGCCCTATGGCTGGGGCACGGGCGGCGTGCAGGTGACGGCCGCGATCCTTGGTCCAGACGATGTGCTGAAGGTCATCGATCAGGGTGCCGACGACACCACCAATGCCGTGTCCATCCGCAAATTCTTCGAGCGTGTGGCTGGCGTCGAGACGACGACGAAGACATCCGACGCCACCATCATCCAAACCCGCCACCGCATTCCCGAAGTGCCACTGCAGGCCGGCCAGGTACTGGTCTATCAGGTGCCGATCCCTGAGCCGCTGCGCTTTCTGGAACCGCGCGAAACCGAAACGCGCAAGATGCACGCGCTGGAAGAATATGGGCTCATGCATGTGAAGCTCTACGAGGACATCGCGCGCAACGGCCATATCGCCACCACCTATGCCTATCCGGTGAAGGTCGAGGGCCGCTATGTGATGGATCCTTCGCCGACCCCGAAGTTCGACAATCCCAAAATGCATCTCTCGGAGGCTTTGCAATTGTTCGGGGCCGGCCGCGAAAAACGCATCTACGCGCTGCCACCGCACACCGAAGTCGTCAGCCTCGATTTCGAGGATCATCCCTTCGAGATCCAGACGTTCGACAAGCCCTGCGCGCTCTGCGGCGCCGAACAGGTGTTCCTGGATGAGGTGATCCTCGACGATCGCGGCGGCCGCATGTTCGTCTGCTCCGACACCGACCATTGCGAAAGCGGTCGGGCCGAAGGCCACACGGGCGAACAGACGGCCCAGGCCGGGGAGACCGTGTGA
- the phnH gene encoding phosphonate C-P lyase system protein PhnH gives MTGQIAAQHVAALEGGFTDPVLNAQAAFRIVMDAMARPATVLAMQPLVTPPAPLTSLAGTIACTLIDADTPFWLDPVLGAHEALRTWLGFHTGARATTAAGDAHFALIGDPKSMLSLDQFAQGSQDYPDQSTTLILQVESLHKGTPLAFEGPGIKGRNTLALRGLPADFAHQWRDNTKRFPRGVDLILTTADAVACLPRTARLVQTES, from the coding sequence ATGACGGGGCAGATCGCTGCGCAACACGTCGCTGCGTTGGAAGGCGGATTCACTGACCCCGTTCTCAACGCCCAAGCGGCCTTCCGGATCGTCATGGATGCGATGGCACGGCCAGCAACCGTGCTGGCGATGCAGCCGCTCGTCACACCGCCCGCGCCGCTGACGTCCCTGGCCGGTACGATCGCCTGCACGCTGATCGACGCGGATACGCCGTTCTGGCTTGATCCGGTGTTGGGTGCGCATGAAGCGCTCCGCACCTGGTTGGGCTTCCACACCGGGGCGCGGGCCACGACGGCCGCTGGCGATGCGCATTTCGCTTTGATAGGCGATCCCAAGTCGATGCTATCGCTCGATCAGTTCGCGCAGGGCTCGCAGGACTATCCGGACCAGTCGACCACCCTGATCCTGCAGGTGGAAAGCCTTCACAAGGGCACGCCACTGGCCTTCGAAGGACCTGGCATCAAGGGGCGAAATACCCTTGCGCTACGGGGGCTTCCGGCGGATTTCGCCCACCAGTGGCGCGACAACACAAAGCGTTTTCCGCGTGGTGTCGACCTCATCTTGACGACAGCCGACGCGGTGGCCTGCCTGCCGCGCACGGCCCGTCTCGTTCAAACGGAGAGTTGA
- a CDS encoding multidrug efflux RND transporter permease subunit: protein MARFFIDRPIFAAVVALFICLGGLLSLPFLGVAQYPIIAPPSIAISTSYPGATPENLYNSVTRLIEEELNGANGILNFESTSDSLGQVEIIANFVPGTDSSMAAVEVQNRIKRVEARLPRAVIQQGILVEEASSAVLQIITLRSTDGSLDEVGLGDFMVRNIIGEVRRIPGVGRATLFSTERSLRVWIDTEKLIGYNLTSADVTRAIEAQNAQVASGSVGAEPSRDSQQISALVVVKGQLSSPQEFGAIVLRANADGSTVRLRDVARIEVGGMGYQFTTRLNGEQSAGLSVLMSPTGNALATANAVKAKMEDLSRFFPENIKYDIPYNITPVIDASITKVLMTLIEAMALVFVVMFIFLQNIRYTIIPTLVVPVALLGTCMVLLLAGFSINVLTLFAMVLAIGILVDDAIVVVENVERIMSEEGLPPKEATRKAMGQITGAIVGITLVLIGVFIPMAFFPGSVGIIYRQFSITMVAAIGFSALMALSLTPALCGALLKPVAAGHHHRGGFFGIFNRSVESAKTRYSGFVRWGVTRTGRLMVIYLALAVGMAWGFMRLPAGFLPIDDQGFITTDIQTPSDASFGRTLEVVKSVEDYLKKQPAIDNVTFLTGFSFLGQGMNTAQAFITLKDWSQRDKDQSAEALVSRINRDLGSIKDAKINAQQPPPIDNLGNSSGFSFRLQDRSQRGYTALMQARDQVLEESKKSRIVRDVFVEGLPPAPQLELVIDRENAGALGITFQDINEAISTNLGSAYINDFPNRGRMQRVIVQADAPGRMQAADILGFNVRNAQGKLVPFSSFASVKWLSGPTQLIGFNYYPSVRMSGTAQAGFTSGDAIREMERIAGTLPRGFGFEWTGQSLQEKLAGAQAPLLLALSALVVFLLLAALYESWTIPISVLLVVPLGMLGAVLAVTTRGMPNDVYFTIGLITIIGLAAKDAILIIEFAKDLRHQGKSLIDATVEACFLRFRPILMTGFAFIFGVAPMVIASGASSKSQQALGTGVIGGMISVVILALLFVPILFVFIQSWMTRSGRAEMAEFKRQELAAKELATKEPPPATA, encoded by the coding sequence ATGGCACGTTTTTTCATTGATCGGCCGATCTTCGCGGCAGTCGTCGCGCTGTTCATCTGCCTTGGCGGTCTTCTCTCCCTGCCATTTCTGGGGGTGGCGCAATATCCAATCATTGCGCCGCCGTCGATTGCCATCAGCACCAGTTATCCAGGCGCGACGCCGGAGAATCTCTACAACAGCGTCACCCGTCTGATCGAAGAAGAGCTGAACGGCGCCAATGGCATTCTGAACTTTGAATCGACCAGCGATTCCCTGGGACAGGTCGAGATCATCGCCAACTTCGTGCCGGGCACGGATTCCAGCATGGCGGCGGTCGAGGTGCAGAACCGCATCAAGCGCGTCGAGGCGCGTCTGCCGCGCGCCGTGATCCAGCAAGGCATCCTCGTCGAGGAAGCCTCCAGCGCCGTTCTGCAAATTATCACGTTGCGTTCCACCGATGGCAGCCTCGATGAAGTCGGCCTCGGCGATTTCATGGTGCGTAACATCATCGGCGAAGTTCGCCGCATTCCGGGCGTTGGCCGCGCCACGCTGTTCTCCACCGAACGTTCGCTGCGTGTCTGGATCGATACGGAAAAGCTGATCGGCTACAATCTGACCTCGGCCGATGTCACAAGGGCCATCGAGGCGCAGAACGCGCAGGTCGCCTCCGGCAGCGTCGGCGCCGAGCCGAGCCGCGATTCGCAGCAGATTTCAGCCCTGGTCGTCGTCAAAGGCCAATTGTCCTCGCCGCAGGAATTCGGCGCCATTGTTCTGCGCGCCAATGCCGACGGTTCCACCGTCCGCCTGCGCGATGTCGCCCGCATTGAAGTGGGTGGCATGGGCTATCAATTCACCACCCGGTTGAACGGCGAGCAAAGCGCCGGCCTGTCGGTGCTGATGTCGCCCACCGGCAATGCGCTCGCCACCGCCAATGCGGTGAAGGCGAAGATGGAAGATCTGTCTCGCTTCTTCCCCGAAAACATCAAATACGACATTCCTTATAATATCACGCCCGTTATCGACGCCTCGATCACCAAGGTCTTGATGACCCTGATCGAAGCCATGGCGCTGGTCTTCGTCGTGATGTTCATCTTCCTGCAGAACATCCGCTACACCATCATTCCGACGCTCGTCGTGCCGGTCGCTTTGCTTGGTACCTGTATGGTACTGTTGCTCGCCGGCTTCTCGATCAACGTGTTGACGCTGTTCGCCATGGTGTTGGCGATCGGTATTCTGGTCGATGACGCCATCGTCGTCGTCGAGAACGTCGAACGCATCATGTCGGAAGAGGGCTTGCCGCCGAAGGAAGCGACACGCAAGGCGATGGGGCAGATCACCGGCGCTATCGTCGGCATCACCTTGGTGCTGATCGGCGTGTTCATTCCGATGGCCTTCTTCCCTGGCTCGGTCGGCATTATCTACCGACAGTTCTCGATAACCATGGTGGCCGCCATCGGCTTCTCGGCCTTGATGGCCCTGTCGCTGACACCGGCGCTCTGCGGCGCGCTGTTGAAGCCTGTGGCCGCTGGCCATCATCATCGCGGCGGCTTCTTCGGCATCTTCAATCGCTCTGTCGAAAGCGCCAAAACGCGCTATTCGGGCTTTGTGCGCTGGGGCGTGACGCGCACCGGTCGTCTGATGGTGATCTATCTGGCGCTGGCTGTTGGCATGGCCTGGGGATTCATGCGGTTGCCCGCGGGCTTTCTGCCGATCGACGATCAGGGCTTCATCACAACCGATATTCAGACACCGTCCGATGCCTCCTTCGGCCGCACGCTTGAGGTGGTGAAATCGGTCGAAGATTATTTGAAGAAGCAGCCCGCCATCGACAATGTCACCTTCCTCACCGGCTTCAGCTTCCTCGGCCAGGGCATGAATACGGCGCAAGCCTTCATCACGCTCAAGGACTGGTCGCAGCGTGACAAGGATCAGTCGGCCGAAGCTCTGGTCAGCCGCATCAATCGCGACCTGGGATCAATCAAGGACGCGAAGATCAATGCGCAGCAGCCGCCGCCGATCGACAACCTCGGCAACTCCAGCGGCTTCAGCTTCCGTCTGCAGGACCGTAGCCAACGCGGCTACACGGCTCTGATGCAGGCGCGAGATCAGGTGCTGGAAGAATCGAAGAAGAGCCGTATCGTCCGCGATGTCTTCGTCGAAGGTCTGCCGCCGGCGCCGCAGCTCGAACTGGTGATCGATCGCGAGAATGCGGGCGCGCTCGGTATTACCTTCCAGGATATCAACGAAGCGATTTCGACCAATCTGGGCTCCGCTTATATCAACGACTTCCCCAATCGTGGCCGCATGCAGCGCGTCATCGTCCAGGCTGACGCGCCGGGCCGCATGCAGGCGGCTGATATTCTCGGCTTCAACGTGCGCAACGCCCAGGGCAAACTCGTGCCGTTCTCCTCTTTCGCTTCGGTGAAATGGCTGAGCGGCCCGACGCAGCTCATTGGCTTCAACTACTATCCTTCAGTGCGCATGAGCGGCACGGCCCAGGCTGGCTTCACCAGTGGTGACGCCATCCGCGAGATGGAGCGTATCGCTGGCACCTTGCCGCGTGGCTTCGGCTTCGAATGGACCGGCCAGTCGTTGCAGGAAAAGCTGGCGGGCGCGCAGGCGCCGCTGTTGCTGGCGCTTTCGGCTCTGGTGGTCTTCCTCCTCCTTGCCGCGCTCTATGAAAGCTGGACGATTCCGATCTCGGTGCTGCTTGTCGTACCACTTGGCATGCTCGGCGCGGTGCTGGCGGTGACGACGCGGGGCATGCCCAACGACGTCTATTTCACCATCGGCCTGATTACGATCATCGGGCTGGCGGCGAAGGACGCGATTCTGATCATCGAATTCGCCAAGGACCTGCGCCATCAGGGCAAGTCGCTGATCGATGCGACGGTGGAAGCCTGTTTCCTGCGCTTCCGCCCAATCCTGATGACCGGCTTCGCCTTCATCTTCGGCGTCGCGCCGATGGTGATCGCCTCTGGCGCCAGCTCGAAGAGCCAGCAGGCGCTTGGCACCGGCGTGATCGGCGGCATGATTTCCGTCGTCATCCTGGCGCTGCTCTTCGTGCCGATCCTGTTCGTCTTTATCCAGTCCTGGATGACGCGAAGCGGCCGCGCCGAAATGGCGGAGTTCAAGCGCCAAGAGCTAGCGGCGAAGGAGCTGGCCACGAAAGAACCGCCGCCAGCGACGGCCTAA
- the phnF gene encoding phosphonate metabolism transcriptional regulator PhnF gives MQRAGLQRGVGVALWRQIADGIRSGLATGLVDDSGRLPPESELAERFGVNRHTVRAAISALAHEGVLHSVQGSGTFVRRRKRLVFPISNRTRFSSGLAGQARDRQTELLDHAREAASAQVAEALGLTIGDDVQRLETLGMADGMPVSRATSWFSAERFPTIAETYRETKSITAALALLGVGDYLRASTGVEARHADEADTNELQLSPGAIVIVTRALNVDPDGVPIQFSFTRFPADRVELMIETSRPTH, from the coding sequence GTGCAGAGAGCCGGTTTGCAACGCGGTGTCGGCGTGGCGCTGTGGCGACAGATCGCCGATGGCATCCGCTCGGGTCTGGCCACAGGCCTTGTCGACGACAGCGGCCGCCTGCCACCGGAAAGCGAGCTGGCGGAACGCTTTGGCGTCAATCGCCACACGGTTCGGGCGGCGATTTCCGCGCTTGCTCATGAGGGGGTGCTGCACTCGGTGCAAGGCAGCGGCACGTTCGTGCGCCGCCGCAAGCGACTGGTCTTTCCGATCAGCAACCGCACACGCTTCTCGTCCGGGCTCGCCGGACAGGCGCGCGACCGGCAGACCGAACTGCTCGATCACGCCCGTGAAGCGGCCTCCGCCCAGGTGGCGGAAGCCCTTGGTCTTACCATCGGCGACGATGTGCAGCGGCTGGAAACGCTCGGCATGGCGGACGGCATGCCGGTTTCCCGCGCCACATCATGGTTCAGCGCAGAGCGCTTTCCGACGATCGCCGAGACCTATCGCGAAACTAAATCGATCACGGCGGCACTCGCCCTTCTCGGCGTCGGCGACTATCTGCGCGCCTCCACCGGCGTCGAGGCGCGCCATGCCGATGAAGCCGATACGAATGAACTGCAGCTTTCGCCAGGCGCCATCGTCATCGTCACCCGCGCGCTGAACGTCGATCCAGACGGCGTGCCCATCCAGTTTTCGTTCACCCGTTTTCCCGCCGATCGGGTGGAGCTGATGATCGAGACCTCGCGCCCGACGCATTGA